In Polaromonas sp. JS666, one genomic interval encodes:
- a CDS encoding benzoate-CoA ligase family protein — protein MTPTLPVAPPGARFNFAHHLIERNLARPAKPAYIDDQGTLSYGDLAGHIRRLAAALLASGVRREERVLLLMHDCSDWPVSFLGAMYAGIVPVAVNTLLTADDYAYMLQHSRAQAAIVSGALLPTLQAAMVQGGHELKTVIVSRPDAALPEGAVALDTLMEQHAPLAEPAGTSPDDPGFWLYSSGSTGRPKGTLHSHGNPYWTAELYGTPVLGLTEQDVCFSAAKLFFAYGLGNALSFPLSVGATTILMAERPTPEATFKRWRGEVGGMRPTVFFGAPTGFAGMLASPALPAKTDIALRLVSSAGEALPSELGERFTAHFGVEIIDGLGSTEMLHIFLSNRPGQVRYGTTGWPVPGYEVELRDDDGRPVPDGETGDLYIHGPSSALMYWGNREKSRETFQGAWTKSGDKYVRNADGTYTYSGRSDDMLKVSGIYVSPFEVEATLVQHPAVLECAVIGKEDEKGLTKTKAFVVVKPGHQVDEATLQAFVKERLAPYKYPRFIEFMTELPKTATGKIQRFRLRELERKA, from the coding sequence TTGACCCCCACCCTCCCCGTCGCGCCGCCCGGCGCGCGCTTTAACTTTGCCCACCACCTGATCGAGCGCAACCTGGCCCGACCCGCCAAACCAGCCTACATTGACGACCAGGGCACCCTGAGCTACGGCGATCTGGCCGGGCACATTCGCCGTCTGGCTGCAGCGCTGCTGGCCTCGGGCGTGCGCCGCGAAGAGCGCGTGCTGCTGCTGATGCACGACTGCAGCGACTGGCCGGTGAGCTTTCTGGGCGCCATGTACGCCGGCATCGTGCCGGTGGCCGTCAACACACTGCTCACCGCCGACGACTACGCCTACATGCTGCAACACAGCCGGGCACAGGCGGCCATCGTGTCCGGGGCCTTGCTGCCCACGCTGCAGGCGGCCATGGTCCAGGGTGGCCACGAGCTCAAAACCGTGATCGTCTCACGCCCGGACGCGGCCTTGCCCGAGGGCGCCGTGGCACTCGACACCTTGATGGAACAACACGCGCCACTGGCCGAACCGGCGGGCACCAGCCCGGACGACCCCGGCTTCTGGCTCTATTCCTCCGGCTCCACCGGTAGACCCAAAGGCACGCTGCACAGCCACGGCAATCCTTACTGGACCGCCGAGCTCTATGGCACGCCGGTGCTGGGCCTCACCGAGCAGGATGTCTGCTTCTCGGCGGCCAAACTTTTCTTTGCCTATGGCCTGGGCAATGCGCTGAGTTTTCCCTTGAGCGTGGGCGCCACCACGATCCTGATGGCCGAGCGGCCAACACCGGAGGCCACGTTCAAACGCTGGCGCGGCGAGGTGGGCGGCATGCGTCCAACCGTATTCTTCGGTGCGCCCACCGGTTTTGCCGGCATGCTGGCCTCGCCTGCCCTGCCGGCTAAAACAGACATTGCGCTGCGCCTGGTCTCCTCGGCCGGCGAAGCCTTGCCCAGCGAACTGGGCGAGCGGTTCACGGCCCACTTCGGGGTCGAGATCATCGACGGCCTGGGTTCGACCGAAATGCTGCATATCTTCCTGTCCAACCGCCCGGGACAGGTGCGCTATGGCACCACGGGCTGGCCCGTGCCAGGGTATGAGGTCGAGCTGCGGGACGACGACGGCCGCCCGGTGCCCGATGGCGAAACCGGCGACCTCTACATCCACGGCCCAAGTTCGGCACTCATGTACTGGGGCAACCGCGAGAAATCGCGCGAGACCTTTCAGGGTGCGTGGACCAAGAGCGGCGACAAATACGTGCGCAACGCCGACGGCACTTACACCTACTCGGGCCGCAGTGACGACATGCTCAAGGTCAGCGGCATTTATGTGTCGCCGTTCGAGGTCGAGGCCACGCTGGTGCAGCACCCGGCAGTGCTGGAGTGCGCCGTGATCGGCAAGGAAGATGAAAAAGGCTTGACCAAGACGAAGGCCTTTGTCGTGGTCAAACCAGGCCATCAGGTCGACGAGGCCACCCTGCAAGCTTTTGTGAAAGAGCGGCTCGCGCCCTACAAGTACCCGCGTTTCATCGAGTTCATGACCGAACTGCCGAAAACGGCAACGGGAAAAATCCAGCGCTTTCGCTTGCGGGAACTGGAGCGCAAGGCATGA
- a CDS encoding branched-chain amino acid ABC transporter permease, which yields MSAQKSNLEVLPRGVQVALVLGLIALVAFPFAGTDFYTQMVTRMMIMAIFAMSLDLLQGVTGLVSLGHAAFFGIAGYALAFLTPQGEPVSLWWTLPVAVLASGLAALVIGFFVVRTHGIYFIMVTMAFAQMVFYLFFDNKVLGGSDGLYINFKPSAELFGWTPFDLDGKRTLYYFTLATLLAVYAFLRRLLWSPFGRALAGIRVNEHRMRAMGYGTFGYKLAAFTLAGSLAGLAGYLWGAQTGYINPELMGFHMSAHAIMMVILGGMGNFAGAIVGAFAFEYLLHVFKDLPTVDAGGVVGLGGGSVNLGKHWQLWMGLFIVAVVVFAPRGLLGLVERFARNSQDSKDSQDQKQDQKQVLVQKQGADHG from the coding sequence ATGAGCGCACAAAAATCCAACCTCGAAGTCCTGCCGCGCGGCGTGCAGGTGGCGCTCGTGCTGGGGCTGATCGCCCTCGTGGCCTTTCCCTTTGCCGGCACCGACTTTTACACCCAGATGGTCACGCGCATGATGATCATGGCAATTTTTGCGATGAGCCTGGACCTGCTGCAGGGCGTGACCGGCCTGGTCTCGCTGGGTCACGCCGCCTTCTTCGGCATTGCCGGCTACGCCCTGGCCTTCCTCACCCCGCAGGGCGAGCCCGTCAGCCTGTGGTGGACCCTGCCCGTGGCCGTGCTGGCCTCGGGCCTGGCGGCGCTGGTGATCGGCTTTTTTGTGGTGCGCACCCACGGCATCTACTTCATCATGGTCACCATGGCCTTTGCCCAGATGGTGTTTTACCTGTTCTTTGACAACAAGGTGCTGGGCGGCTCGGACGGGCTGTACATCAACTTCAAGCCCAGCGCCGAGCTCTTCGGCTGGACGCCCTTTGATCTGGACGGCAAGCGCACGCTGTACTACTTCACGCTGGCCACCTTGCTGGCGGTCTATGCCTTTTTGCGGCGCCTGCTGTGGAGCCCGTTCGGCCGGGCGCTGGCCGGCATCCGCGTCAACGAGCACCGCATGCGGGCCATGGGCTACGGCACCTTCGGCTACAAGCTGGCGGCCTTCACGCTGGCCGGCAGCCTGGCCGGGCTGGCCGGCTACCTGTGGGGCGCGCAGACCGGCTACATCAACCCGGAGCTGATGGGCTTTCACATGAGCGCGCACGCCATCATGATGGTGATCCTGGGCGGCATGGGCAACTTTGCCGGCGCCATTGTGGGCGCCTTTGCCTTCGAGTACCTGCTGCATGTGTTCAAGGACCTGCCCACCGTCGATGCCGGGGGGGTGGTAGGCTTGGGGGGCGGCAGCGTGAACCTGGGCAAGCACTGGCAGCTGTGGATGGGTCTGTTCATCGTGGCGGTGGTGGTATTTGCGCCGCGCGGCCTGCTCGGGCTGGTGGAGCGCTTTGCCAGGAACAGCCAAGACAGCAAAGACAGCCAGGACCAGAAACAGGACCAGAAACAGGTCCTGGTCCAGAAACAGGGAGCGGACCATGGCTGA
- the boxC gene encoding 2,3-epoxybenzoyl-CoA dihydrolase, with product MNIDTRVDYQTNPGRYKHWALKFEGPVATLTADFDENAGLRPGYKLKLNSYDLGVDIELNDAINRIRFEHPEVRTVVVTSAKEKVFCSGANIFMLGVSSHSWKVNFCKFTNETRNGLEDSSKYSGLKFLAAVNGACAGGGYELALACDEIILVDDRSSAVSLPEVPLLGVLPGTGGLTRVTDKKHVRHDLADLFCTSVEGVRGQKAKDWRLVDDIAKPQVFAQKVRERALELAATSDRPADGKGVMLSPVACVLEADALRYPNVTVEIDRAKRTATWTVKGPTGAQPTDVAGIEAAGAAWYPLQMARELEDAILQMRTNELDIGTWLIETQGDPAAVLAMDATLLAHQNHWLVRETIGLLRRTFSRLDVSSRSLFALIEPGSCFAGTFLELALACDRSYHLALPDDESGAPKITVGEVNFSLYPMVTEQSRLGRRFYNEQPALDAVRASMGQPLDADAAFALGLVTSNPDDIDWTDEVRIAVEERVSMSPDALTGMEANLRFNGPENMFTRVFGRLTAWQNWIFQRPNAVGEKGALKVYGKGDKAQFDWNRV from the coding sequence GTGAACATTGACACTCGCGTTGACTATCAAACCAACCCCGGTCGCTATAAACACTGGGCACTGAAGTTTGAAGGGCCCGTCGCCACGCTGACGGCTGACTTTGACGAAAACGCAGGCCTGCGACCTGGCTACAAGCTCAAGCTCAACAGCTACGACCTTGGCGTTGATATTGAGCTCAATGATGCGATCAACCGCATTCGCTTCGAGCATCCGGAAGTCCGCACGGTGGTGGTGACCAGTGCCAAGGAGAAGGTCTTCTGCTCTGGCGCCAACATTTTCATGCTGGGTGTCAGCAGCCACTCCTGGAAGGTGAACTTCTGCAAATTCACCAACGAAACCCGCAACGGCCTGGAAGACTCCTCCAAATACAGCGGCCTGAAGTTCCTGGCCGCCGTCAATGGCGCATGTGCCGGTGGTGGCTATGAACTGGCGCTGGCCTGCGACGAAATCATCTTGGTGGATGACCGCTCCAGCGCGGTGAGCCTGCCCGAGGTGCCGCTGCTGGGCGTGCTGCCCGGCACCGGCGGCCTGACACGCGTCACCGACAAGAAGCATGTGCGCCACGACCTGGCCGATCTGTTCTGTACCAGCGTCGAAGGCGTGCGCGGCCAGAAGGCCAAGGACTGGCGCCTGGTGGACGACATCGCCAAGCCGCAGGTCTTTGCCCAGAAGGTGCGCGAGCGGGCGCTTGAATTGGCCGCCACCAGCGACCGGCCGGCCGATGGCAAAGGTGTCATGCTGTCACCGGTGGCGTGCGTGCTCGAGGCAGATGCACTGCGCTACCCGAATGTGACGGTCGAAATTGACCGCGCCAAGCGTACCGCCACCTGGACCGTCAAGGGCCCCACGGGTGCCCAGCCCACCGACGTGGCCGGCATCGAGGCCGCGGGCGCAGCCTGGTACCCGTTGCAGATGGCGCGCGAACTGGAAGATGCCATCCTGCAAATGCGCACCAACGAGCTGGACATTGGCACCTGGTTGATCGAGACCCAGGGCGATCCGGCTGCGGTGCTGGCAATGGACGCCACCTTGCTGGCCCATCAGAACCACTGGCTGGTGCGTGAAACGATTGGTTTGCTGCGCCGCACGTTCAGCCGTCTGGATGTGTCGTCGCGCAGCCTGTTTGCGCTGATCGAGCCAGGTTCCTGCTTTGCCGGTACCTTCCTGGAGCTGGCCCTGGCCTGCGACCGCAGCTACCACCTGGCGCTGCCCGACGACGAGTCTGGTGCGCCGAAGATCACCGTGGGCGAGGTCAACTTCAGCCTGTACCCGATGGTGACGGAACAGAGCCGCCTGGGCCGCCGTTTCTACAACGAGCAACCCGCGCTGGACGCTGTGCGCGCCAGCATGGGCCAGCCACTCGATGCCGACGCCGCGTTCGCCCTCGGCCTGGTCACGTCCAACCCGGACGACATCGACTGGACCGACGAAGTACGTATTGCCGTCGAAGAGCGCGTGTCGATGTCGCCCGATGCCCTCACCGGCATGGAGGCCAACCTGCGCTTCAACGGCCCTGAAAACATGTTCACCCGTGTCTTCGGGCGACTCACCGCCTGGCAGAACTGGATCTTCCAACGCCCCAACGCCGTCGGCGAAAAGGGCGCCCTGAAGGTCTATGGCAAAGGCGACAAGGCCCAGTTCGACTGGAACCGCGTCTAG
- a CDS encoding ABC transporter substrate-binding protein, translating into MKKLSTPSLLALSCALLAASVAQAQSSDTIKVGLMLPYTGTFAQLGVAIENGFKLFVQEQGGALAGKKIEFFKVDDESEPSKGIENANKLVQRDKVDVLIGTVHSGVAMGMAKVAKDTKTLLIIPNAGADVITGSLCAPNIFRTSFTNWQPAYAMGLVAAERKHKSAVTITWKYAAGEESVKGFKEGFEAKGGKVTKELSVPFPTVEFQALLAEIAAAKPDAVYTFFAGAGAVKFVKDYAAAGLKGKIPLYGAGFLTDGTLEAQGDAATGLLTTLHYADGLDTPKDRAFRLSYAKTYKLQPDVYAVQGYDAAQMLAAGLKAAGGDFSKREVLIKGMEQAKIDSPRGAFTLSKAHNPVQDIYLRKVENKENKMVSVAAKGLADPARGCRL; encoded by the coding sequence ATGAAAAAACTTTCTACCCCTTCCCTCTTGGCCCTGTCCTGTGCCTTGCTCGCTGCCTCAGTCGCCCAGGCGCAGAGCAGCGACACCATCAAGGTCGGCCTGATGCTGCCCTATACCGGCACCTTTGCCCAGCTCGGCGTGGCCATCGAAAACGGCTTCAAGCTGTTTGTGCAGGAACAGGGTGGCGCGCTCGCCGGCAAGAAGATCGAGTTCTTCAAGGTCGACGATGAGTCCGAGCCGTCCAAGGGCATCGAAAACGCCAACAAGCTGGTTCAGCGCGACAAGGTGGATGTGTTGATTGGCACCGTGCACTCCGGCGTTGCCATGGGCATGGCCAAGGTGGCGAAAGACACCAAGACCCTGCTCATCATTCCGAATGCGGGGGCAGACGTGATCACCGGGTCTTTGTGCGCACCCAACATCTTTCGCACCTCGTTCACCAACTGGCAACCGGCCTACGCCATGGGACTGGTGGCCGCCGAGCGCAAACACAAGAGCGCCGTCACCATCACCTGGAAGTATGCAGCCGGCGAGGAGTCGGTCAAGGGCTTCAAGGAGGGCTTTGAAGCCAAAGGCGGCAAGGTCACCAAGGAGCTGAGCGTGCCTTTCCCGACGGTGGAATTCCAGGCCTTGCTGGCCGAAATCGCCGCGGCGAAGCCCGATGCCGTCTACACGTTTTTTGCGGGTGCGGGTGCCGTCAAGTTTGTCAAGGACTATGCCGCCGCCGGCCTCAAGGGCAAGATTCCTCTGTACGGCGCAGGCTTTCTGACCGACGGCACGCTGGAGGCGCAGGGAGACGCGGCCACGGGCCTGCTCACCACCCTGCACTATGCCGATGGCCTCGACACGCCGAAAGACCGCGCCTTCCGTCTCAGCTACGCCAAGACCTACAAGCTGCAGCCCGATGTGTACGCGGTCCAGGGTTACGACGCGGCGCAAATGCTGGCGGCCGGACTGAAAGCCGCTGGCGGCGACTTCAGCAAGCGCGAGGTGCTCATCAAGGGCATGGAGCAGGCAAAGATCGACAGCCCGCGTGGCGCGTTCACCCTGTCAAAGGCGCACAACCCGGTGCAGGACATCTACCTGCGCAAAGTCGAGAACAAGGAAAACAAAATGGTCAGTGTCGCCGCCAAGGGGCTGGCGGATCCTGCGCGCGGTTGCCGCCTGTGA
- a CDS encoding helix-turn-helix transcriptional regulator: MSSNILHQSGLTLSEVATDFEPVKTEAAQLDGGAAAGKNPFLVALGRRVAALRARRGLTRKAVALAADVSERHLANLEYGLGNASILVLLQVAGALQCSLAEIIGDRTTTSPEWLMIRELLEQRDDATLRRVRIVIGEMLGTGGGNVIRSPRIALIGLRGAGKSSLGQLLADDLGFPFVELSREIEKFAGCSVSEIQALYGMNAYRRYERRALEETIQIYPEAVIATPGGLVSDPATFNLLLSHCTTVWLQATPEDHMRRVMEQGDLRPMANSKEAMEDLKDILAGRAPFYSKAEFTVNTSAQPLLPTSAALRELVRNALDLPLDEKIRKHA, translated from the coding sequence ATGTCAAGCAATATATTGCATCAATCAGGGTTAACACTTAGCGAAGTGGCCACTGACTTTGAACCGGTGAAGACCGAGGCCGCGCAGCTGGATGGTGGGGCGGCGGCGGGTAAAAACCCGTTTCTGGTGGCGCTGGGGCGGCGGGTGGCGGCCTTGCGCGCGCGCCGCGGGCTCACGCGCAAGGCGGTGGCCCTGGCCGCCGATGTGTCCGAGCGCCACCTCGCCAACCTGGAATATGGCCTGGGTAACGCCTCAATACTGGTCCTGCTGCAGGTGGCCGGTGCGCTTCAGTGTTCCCTGGCCGAAATCATTGGCGACCGCACCACCACCTCGCCCGAGTGGTTGATGATCCGCGAGCTGCTCGAGCAGCGTGATGACGCGACGCTCAGGCGCGTGCGCATCGTGATCGGCGAAATGCTGGGAACCGGCGGCGGCAATGTCATACGCAGTCCGCGTATTGCATTGATTGGGCTGCGTGGCGCCGGCAAGTCCTCGCTGGGGCAGTTGTTGGCCGACGACCTGGGGTTCCCGTTTGTTGAACTGAGCCGGGAAATTGAAAAATTCGCGGGCTGCAGCGTGTCGGAAATCCAGGCGCTCTACGGCATGAACGCCTACCGCCGCTACGAGCGGCGCGCCCTGGAGGAAACCATCCAGATCTATCCGGAGGCGGTGATCGCCACGCCGGGCGGGCTGGTGTCGGATCCGGCGACGTTTAACCTTTTATTGAGCCATTGCACGACGGTCTGGCTGCAGGCCACGCCCGAGGACCACATGCGGCGGGTGATGGAGCAGGGAGACCTGCGCCCCATGGCCAACAGCAAGGAGGCGATGGAAGACCTGAAAGACATCCTGGCCGGTCGGGCACCTTTTTATTCCAAGGCGGAGTTCACCGTGAACACCAGCGCGCAGCCCCTGCTGCCGACTTCTGCTGCGCTGCGCGAACTGGTTCGCAATGCCCTTGACCTCCCGCTGGATGAAAAAATCAGGAAACATGCATAA
- a CDS encoding alpha/beta fold hydrolase: protein MSATEFVDIDWAGRPVRIEHQWVNAEKQDRPLIVFLHEGLGSVAMWKDFPQALCDAADVRGLVYSRPGYGRSTPRAAAERWNADFMHAQAHEVLPALLEALNVREKPWLLGHSDGGSIALLYASRFPDSVAGLVVVAPHLMVEEYGLASIRIAREAYATTGLKEKLARYHDDVDSAFKGWNDIWLDPSFPNWTIEAELTSITCPILAVQGVDDEYGTLEHIHGIARRLPQTQLLELAQCGHSPHRDQPAALIRAVTEFIDQHPCVAASAA from the coding sequence ATGAGCGCCACCGAATTCGTCGACATCGACTGGGCAGGTCGGCCGGTGCGTATCGAGCATCAATGGGTCAACGCAGAGAAGCAGGATCGCCCCCTGATCGTGTTCTTGCACGAAGGGCTGGGATCGGTGGCCATGTGGAAGGACTTCCCGCAGGCGCTGTGTGATGCGGCCGATGTTCGCGGCCTGGTGTATTCGCGCCCCGGCTATGGACGCTCGACGCCGCGCGCAGCCGCTGAGCGCTGGAACGCCGACTTCATGCACGCACAGGCACACGAGGTTCTGCCCGCCCTGCTGGAAGCACTGAACGTCAGGGAGAAACCCTGGCTGCTGGGCCACAGCGATGGCGGCTCCATTGCATTGCTGTACGCATCGCGCTTTCCAGACTCGGTAGCGGGCCTGGTGGTTGTCGCTCCCCACCTGATGGTTGAAGAGTATGGCCTGGCAAGCATCCGCATCGCCCGCGAAGCCTATGCCACGACTGGCCTCAAAGAGAAACTGGCGCGCTACCACGACGATGTTGATTCCGCCTTCAAAGGGTGGAACGACATCTGGCTGGACCCCAGCTTTCCCAACTGGACCATCGAGGCCGAGCTGACTTCCATCACCTGCCCGATTCTTGCCGTGCAAGGGGTGGACGACGAATACGGCACGCTGGAACATATCCACGGCATTGCCCGCCGTCTGCCACAAACGCAGCTGCTCGAACTCGCGCAATGCGGGCACTCGCCCCATCGCGACCAGCCTGCAGCATTGATCCGCGCCGTCACGGAATTCATCGATCAACACCCCTGCGTTGCCGCCTCTGCGGCGTAG
- a CDS encoding branched-chain amino acid ABC transporter permease, producing MDLANFLIQLLNSVQYGLLLFMLAAGLTLIFGIMGVVNLAHGSFYMLGAYLAWSLSAQFGSLTLAIVVGAVLSVIFGLALEWLLFRHFYQRDHLDQVLLTFGLIYIFEELRSILWGDDVHGVTIPELLGASIPLTENLSYPVYRLFMAGVCIALALGLYGLISKTRLGMKIRAGAFNREMAESLGINIKRIHAVVFALGVGLAAVAGMIAAPIASVYPNMGSQVLIMCFVVVVIGGIGSVRGALIAALLVGLVDTFGKVLLPSVAGMLVYMLMAGVLLWKPEGLFKQ from the coding sequence ATGGATTTAGCCAACTTCCTCATCCAGCTGCTCAACAGCGTGCAGTACGGGCTGCTGCTGTTCATGCTGGCCGCCGGCCTGACCCTGATCTTCGGCATCATGGGCGTGGTCAACCTGGCGCACGGCAGCTTTTACATGCTGGGCGCTTATCTGGCCTGGTCGCTCAGCGCCCAGTTCGGCAGCCTGACGCTGGCCATTGTCGTGGGCGCCGTGCTCTCGGTCATCTTTGGCCTGGCACTCGAATGGCTGCTGTTTCGCCACTTCTATCAGCGCGACCACCTCGACCAGGTGCTGCTGACCTTCGGGCTGATCTACATCTTCGAAGAGCTGCGCTCCATCCTGTGGGGCGACGACGTGCACGGCGTGACCATTCCCGAGCTGCTCGGCGCCTCCATCCCGCTGACCGAGAACCTGTCCTACCCGGTGTATCGCCTGTTCATGGCCGGCGTCTGCATCGCGCTGGCGCTGGGCCTGTATGGGCTGATCTCCAAGACCCGCCTGGGCATGAAGATACGCGCCGGCGCCTTCAACCGCGAGATGGCCGAATCGCTGGGCATCAACATCAAGCGCATCCATGCCGTGGTGTTTGCCCTGGGCGTCGGCCTGGCGGCCGTCGCCGGCATGATCGCCGCACCGATCGCCAGCGTCTACCCCAACATGGGCTCGCAGGTGCTCATCATGTGTTTTGTCGTCGTCGTGATCGGCGGCATCGGCTCGGTGCGCGGCGCCCTGATTGCCGCCCTGCTGGTCGGGCTGGTCGATACCTTTGGCAAGGTCTTGCTGCCCTCCGTGGCCGGCATGCTGGTCTACATGCTGATGGCCGGCGTTCTGCTGTGGAAACCTGAAGGGCTGTTCAAGCAATGA
- a CDS encoding 3,4-dehydroadipyl-CoA semialdehyde dehydrogenase, giving the protein MTELISNFLGGRWQAGSGAGTPLFDPTLGTELVRVDATGLDLAAGFAFAREQGRAALQRLTYRERAAMLAAAVKVLQANRDAYYDIATANSGTVKNDSTVDIDGGIFTLGNYAKLGDSLGDRRFLLDGEMTRLGKEDLFQSQHVLTPTRGIALFINAFNFPSWGLWEKAAPALLSGVPVIVKPATTTAWLTQRMVQDVVEAGIFPAGALSVVCGSSAGLMDALQPFDVVSFTGSAETAAVIRSHPAVTQRSVRVNIEADSLNSALLLPGEAAGSAAFDLLVKEVVREMTVKSGQKCTAIRRVFVPEDLYGPVAEAIAARLSKTVVGNPRNETVRMGALVNRAQLASVREGLAHLQTQAELLHDGSTHALVDADPAVACCVGPTLLGARDADAADRIHDTEVFGPVATLMPYRHAASDMAHALTLVRRGHGSLVASLYGSDPAALAATALELADSHGRVHVISPDVAQLHTGHGNVMPQSLHGGPGRAGGGEELGGVRALNFYHRRSAVQASTAVLKTL; this is encoded by the coding sequence ATGACTGAACTGATTTCCAACTTCCTCGGCGGCCGCTGGCAGGCCGGTAGCGGCGCCGGCACGCCCCTGTTCGACCCCACCCTCGGCACCGAGCTGGTCCGCGTGGACGCCACCGGGCTTGATCTCGCGGCAGGCTTTGCGTTTGCACGCGAGCAGGGCCGCGCAGCGCTGCAGCGCCTGACCTACCGCGAGCGCGCCGCGATGCTGGCCGCCGCCGTCAAGGTGCTGCAGGCGAACCGCGATGCCTACTATGACATCGCCACGGCCAACAGCGGCACCGTCAAGAACGACTCGACGGTGGACATCGACGGCGGCATCTTCACGCTCGGCAACTACGCAAAACTCGGCGACTCACTGGGCGACCGCCGCTTTCTGCTCGACGGCGAGATGACTCGGCTGGGCAAGGAAGACCTGTTCCAGTCGCAACATGTGCTGACGCCCACGCGGGGCATCGCCCTGTTCATCAACGCCTTCAACTTTCCGAGCTGGGGCCTGTGGGAAAAGGCGGCGCCCGCGCTGCTGTCCGGCGTGCCGGTGATCGTCAAGCCCGCCACCACCACAGCCTGGCTCACCCAGCGCATGGTGCAGGACGTGGTCGAGGCCGGCATCTTCCCGGCCGGCGCACTGTCGGTCGTGTGCGGCAGCTCTGCGGGCCTGATGGACGCGCTGCAACCTTTTGACGTCGTGTCGTTCACCGGATCGGCAGAAACAGCAGCCGTGATCCGCTCGCATCCCGCCGTGACGCAACGCTCGGTGCGCGTCAACATCGAAGCGGACAGCCTCAACTCGGCCCTGCTGCTGCCCGGTGAAGCCGCTGGCAGCGCCGCCTTCGATTTGCTGGTCAAGGAAGTGGTGCGCGAGATGACGGTCAAATCAGGCCAGAAATGCACCGCGATTCGCCGCGTCTTCGTCCCCGAGGACCTGTATGGCCCGGTGGCCGAGGCGATCGCCGCGCGCCTGTCCAAAACCGTTGTCGGCAACCCGCGCAATGAAACCGTTCGCATGGGCGCGCTGGTTAACCGCGCGCAGCTGGCCAGCGTCCGCGAGGGCCTGGCCCACCTGCAAACCCAAGCCGAGCTGCTGCACGATGGCAGCACGCACGCGCTGGTCGATGCCGACCCCGCCGTGGCTTGCTGTGTCGGGCCCACGCTGTTGGGCGCCCGCGATGCCGACGCGGCGGACCGCATCCACGACACCGAAGTGTTTGGCCCGGTGGCCACCCTGATGCCTTATCGCCATGCCGCCAGCGACATGGCTCACGCGCTCACTCTGGTGCGTCGCGGCCACGGCTCGCTGGTGGCCTCGCTCTATGGCAGCGACCCGGCCGCGCTGGCCGCCACCGCGCTGGAGCTGGCCGACAGCCACGGCCGCGTGCATGTGATCTCGCCCGATGTGGCGCAACTGCACACCGGCCATGGCAATGTGATGCCGCAGTCGCTCCACGGTGGCCCCGGGCGCGCGGGCGGCGGAGAGGAACTCGGTGGCGTGCGTGCCCTGAACTTCTACCACCGCCGCAGCGCGGTGCAAGCCAGCACCGCCGTGCTCAAAACCCTCTAA
- a CDS encoding DUF4863 family protein, with product MSPTHFQENIAELTVQLAGRPLDASLQAWLNAEHGPGSITYERLKQACETGVAEGWLCDREGGGIRYGRIFKPSADLHGFSVDVVDMKDIAGPHHSHPNGEIDLIMPIEGDAQFDGHPAGWLVYPPGSAHRPTVSSGRALVLYLLPEGRIEFTR from the coding sequence ATGTCACCCACACACTTTCAAGAAAACATCGCAGAACTCACGGTTCAACTGGCCGGGCGCCCTCTTGATGCCAGCCTGCAAGCCTGGCTGAATGCCGAACACGGCCCCGGCAGTATCACCTACGAGCGCCTGAAACAGGCCTGCGAAACCGGGGTTGCCGAGGGCTGGCTGTGTGACCGCGAAGGCGGCGGCATCCGCTACGGCCGCATCTTCAAACCCTCCGCCGACCTGCACGGTTTCTCGGTCGACGTGGTCGACATGAAAGACATCGCCGGGCCACACCACAGCCATCCGAATGGCGAGATCGACCTGATCATGCCGATCGAAGGCGATGCGCAGTTTGATGGCCACCCGGCTGGCTGGCTGGTCTACCCGCCGGGCAGCGCGCACCGGCCCACCGTATCCAGCGGCCGCGCCCTCGTGCTTTACCTGCTGCCCGAGGGCCGCATTGAATTTACCCGCTGA